TTTAGCTTGTTGCCCGAGAACGTTTATTGCCCTTATATACATTTGTGGGTCATCTTCGGGAATGTGTAGTGAGGTGAAGATAGACTGGAACCCTGCTTGCTTCATTCTTTCTAAATAGCTTTTCTGCTTTTGTTCGGTTTGTTGACCTAAAAATATCGAGACGCCTTTCAAAAAAAACACTCCTTTTCAGCATAAATTGATAAAGAGAGACCGCCTAGGAAGTTACAGTCTCTCAATTTTGTTCTAAGTCTTACTGAAGGTTTTGAGCCATTTCCTCGTTGTATCCAAATAAATAAGTAAAGATAAATCCACATGTATAAGCGATAACTAATCCAAGGAAATACATGATATATTGGTTATCAGCGATTAATGGTATAAGAGATAAACCAGAAACCCCAATACCGAGTGAAGCGGTGGATGTTAATGCCTGAAAAGCGCCACCGACAGATGCACCTAAACAAGCGGTTATAAATGGGCGTCCTAACGGAAGTGTGACACCATATAAAAGCGGTTCACCAATCCCTAAAAAACCAACAGGAAGGGCACCTTTAACGGTGTTTTTTAAACGCTGACTCTTTGTTTTTACTAATACAGCAATAGATGCACCAACTTGCCCGGCTCCTGCCATAGCTAAGATTGTTAGAAGCGGCGTCGCACCTTGTGCGCTGATAAATTCTAAGTGAATAGGTGTTAACCCATGATGCATCCCCACCATAACAAGAGGGAGAAACGTTCCAGCTAAGATAGCACCAGCCACAACCCCACCAATATCTAATACACTATTAATTCCCATTGTTACCCCGTTGGCAATAAATCCACCTACAGGCTGTAAGAGGACAATCGTTGTCACACCGACTAATAAAACAGTTATGAAAGGCGTCATAATAATATCTAAAGAAGATGGAACGACTTTTCGGATACGCTGCTCCACAAATGCCATAAACCATCCGGCTAATATGACTGCAAATAGCCCACCTGTGCCAGGGACTAGTTCTTCACCAAAAAGTGTAATGTTTGCTAATGCAGGGTTAATAATGAGTATCCCAGCAATTGCGCCTAATGCAGGAGTCCCACCGAATTCTTTTGCTGTATTCCACCCGACTAAAATACCTAAATAGGTGAAAATACCGCCGCCAATAACAAGTAAGATCTGAAGCCACGTTGTTTCTGGATCAACACCAGCATTTTGCGCAAAACTCGCCCCTCCGTTAATTAAACCTGAAGCCACAAGTGCAGGAATAAGTGGAATAAAAATATTTCCAATTCTTTTTAAAAAGTTTTTGACGGGTGTGTTATTCTTTTTTTTTATGGACTGTTTTACATCATCAGCAACGTGGTCAGAATCTGCTACTTCGCCAAGATCAAGTCCAGTCATACGACAGAGTTGTTCAGCTACTTTAGTGACTGTTCCAGGTCCAACAATAATTTGTAACGTGTCGTCTTCCACAACGCCCATTACGCCCTCGACTTTCTTTAAATCAGCAATACGGACTTTTTTATAGTCGTGGACCTCCAATCGAATTCGTGTCATACAATGGGCGATTCGTTTAATATTGTCCTTTCCACCGGTATGGTCTAGAATCCCTTGCACGATGACCTCTTCTTTAGTCATAATACGAGCCTCCTAATCTATTTTTGGATGGCATATTTTACAAAACCATTTGCTTTCTCTAAACTCTCTTTTGCCTCTGACTCACTTTTTCCTGTTAAAATCATGATGATTGCCACTTTCACAGAGCCATTTGCTTCTTCAAGTTTTTTAGAAGCTGTCATGGCATCAGTACCGGTTGCTTCCATAATAATTCGCTGAGAACGTAAGATGAGTTTTTCGTTGGTTGGCTGTAAATCTACCATCAGATTTTTATACACTTTTCCAAGTCCGATCATCGTGGCAGTCGAAATCATGTTCAAGACTAATTTCTGGGCTGTTCCTGCTTTTAATCGTGTTGAACCAGTTAAGATTTCGCTTCCAGTGTTCACTTCAATCGGGTACGTTGCTTCCTTAGAGATAGGAGCATTGACATTGCATGCAAGGCTTCCTGTTAATGCGCCAACTCTATTAGCGTATTGGAGGCCACCAATGACATAAGGGGTACGTCCACTTGCAGCAATACCGATGACGGTGTCAGTGGTGTTTAGGGAAATCGACTTTAAATCTTCTTCAGCCAAGCTTGGAGAATCTTCAGCGCCTTCTACTGCATGAATAAAGGCTTTTTCACCACCAGCTATTAAGCCAATGACTAGGGTTGTGTCTACGCCGAATGTTGGCGGACACTCGGCAGCATCTAATACACCTAAACGTCCACTCGTTCCAGCACCCAAATATATGAGACGCCCCCCTTCTTTCATGCGTTCGATCGTTTTCTCAACGAGTTTTGAAATGTGTTGCAATTGTTGTTTAATGGCAGATGGGACATGATGATCTTCATGATTCATGAGTTTTAAAACGTCATAAGTGCTTCTTTCATCTAGATCCATGGAGTTTTCATTTCTCTTTTCTGTACGAAGCTTATCTAACATAACGACCCTCATTTCTATCAAAAATAAATTTGTTTACGCTTTCATTATAATGATCGTGAAATTAATAATCAATGTATTTTTATTTATTATTGAAATTTAATTTCAATAAAGTAATTAAAGAAGACATGGTATGAGCCCATGTCTTTGTGTCGTTATAGTCTTTTCTCTTCTGTTTTCTTACGTGATTTGTCAAAGGGCTCCAATAAGTGCTCACCAATTTGGTGGAAGACTGACACATACAAGCTATCAATAAGGTTTAGCTGGCTTGTCCTTGAAGCGATACTTCCGATTCGGTGTTCAACTTCTATATTTGGTATTAGAAGAGGTATATCAGATTGTTTATAAAGTGATGACGTGTTGGAGGAAGTAATCCCTATGACTGTAATTCCTTGTTCTTTCGCATAGGTTGCCAGTTCAATCACTTCTCTCGTTTTTCCTGAGGTACTTATGCAAATAAGGACATCTTCAGGTGCCATCATCGTGATGAAAGGGATCATATAATGATAATCTGTAGAAGCTACACTATGGAAACCGAGACGCATGAATTTATATTGACCATCTACACTAGAGGTAAAGGACCCGCCAACACCGAAAAAGCCGATTTTTTTAGCAGTGCTTAATTTTTCAACAGCTTTCGTGAATTCTTGTGAACTTAACGTATTAGAGGACATCTCTAATGCGGCTTGGTTTAAAGAAGACACTTTTTGAAACAGCATATGGGGGGTGTCATTTGTTTCTAATAGCGAGGCACTATTAATAGTTGCTTTACCTCGTGTCAGTTCTTTTGCAAGAGCGAGTTTAAACATTCTAAAACTATCTACACCAACCCGTCTACAGAAGCGCACAATACTCGCTTCACTGGCATGGGCTTGTTGAGCTAACTCCTTTGTAGTCAAGTTAGGAATAAATTCTGGGTGTGCTAGCACATAGCGAGCGACTTTCTTTTCGGCAGCGGAGAAAGAAGATAATTGTTGTTCTATTTTCGTTAAGATCACCGATTGGGGCATCGTTATCACTTCTTTTTTATAAATTTCTTATTTAAATCATGCGTGATTTGGATGATGAAATCAAGTAGCAACACCTTAACCTTTACATGCTAACTAAAGACATATGTCGTATAATGCTCATAGGAAGGGTTCCACCGGTCTTTTTAGGATGTTTTAACCGACTTTCATTATAGAAGGTTTGCGGATGTGTTCCTTTTTATGTCTTGAAGCTCTTGATTTATCACAGATAACCGTCCGTAAAACTCCCACTGATTGAAGCTTAGCTTTATGAAAGTTATGCGACTATTAAAAAAACGAACTAAGTTACCCTCTATCCATTGAATTTTGACATGTCTAATAGCAAGAAAATAACGTTGTCTTTCTAGTAAACCCTTTCGCATCATTGGATTTTCAAACGTTGCTGCTCCTCTGGGAGTCACGTCTTTCATTGCAGCCATTAAAAAAACTATTTATCCTAGTTCGTGGTGAAAATTTAATTGTGATAGTTAATCAAATATAAAGGAGGTGTCATGAATGACTCAGTATATTTATATAGCATCACCTATGAGATTACCTGTGGGTTCATTCGGTGAACGGCCTGTATCCTTTGAACAACCGAATGTCTTTAAAGATGAATTAGATTTCACTCACTTATATTTTGAGAATAATTATGATAGCGATTCAAAACAAAGGTACACCTACAGTTCACATTTTTCATATAAGTATCAAGTGACGGCATACGCTAACCGTATCCCTTTAAGGAATGACATAAAGGGAACTGCGGCAGAGAAGAAATGTTTAGGGATTCTTTATTCCTATCTTGAAGAAGCTATTCAACATAGTGGTGTGATAGAGTATTTTACTTCCTGGAATAGTGAAGAAGACTTAGCACTTTCGAAAAAGAGGCACGTTCAATGGATAGATATTGAGAAACCTTATGATCTCGTTTTAGATGACCGTGAATTTTTGGTAATAACCCTGTGGGACATAAATGCTTATGGAATAACCGATTTTCAAGAATAAAACTAAAAGTTCATGTCCAGCGTTTATCCCACTCTTAAGGGGCAGTAAAATCCTCACCAAAACTTAAGAAAATCGAAAAGTTTAGGTGGGGGATAAACTGCCCCTAAAGCTCCCATAAGTTAAACGAACAATCAGTGGGGGATGAAGGAAAACGCCCACTGATTGATGCTTAGCTTTATATAGAAGATGTCCTATTGTAGAATTGCTCGTGAATAGTTATTCATAGAATAAGATAATCATCTAGTGACTCATATTGGAGAGGAGGACGATCCTTTTGTGCCTAAAAGTGAAGTCATCTCGGCCGATCAAATTGATGACGCATATGAACGGTTACTAGCTTCTAATGTATAGTATTGTTTTGTCATTAATACTAGTACAATGTGAAGGTCGTTAATGATAGGTTTTAATCGTAATGATAAGGTGTCCAAAAAAGGACACCTTTTTGCAATGAATGGTTCCTTTCAGAGATGTATTTAGTGTTCAACGTTGTCGTTGTTGTATGGAGAGGCGATTTAAGAAAACTAGCTATCAAGGTAATCAAAAGACGAGCATTTTCATTGTAAAATAACCAGTGGAAAAGTGTCAGAGGCAGAATGATCAAGGGGATGCCTCTCTGACAAACGAATCGAGCTGTTAAATTTAACGGAGTTTCTCAAAGGGTTAAAAACTTTTGGAAAGCTTTTTAGTTCTATTGTAATACGCATAGTGATAGTTCGTTCGCTTAATAGTGCGATCATGGGTTCATGTTCAGCATAATTTAAATGCCTGTCATAAAATAGCTACAGCGGTTTACAAAAGGACCATCCCTATGTTAAATTAAAAACGTTAAAAACGTTAAATTATTTCTTAACGATACAAGAAGAATGAAATGACATGTTAACTCATGGGGGAAAGGATAGGCTTCTGTATTAGAAGTTTGAGCTACTACGCAGGTAAGTGGGAAGATACCGATTTAGCATTACTAACCGATAGTTAAAGCTAGAATGAAAGAGTACAAGAAACCGTAACATAGTTATTGTCTCTCACTTGTAAACCGCTAAATGAGTTTAAGTAAATGTTTTCACAGATAACCGTCCGTAAAACTCCCGGCTCAAAATAGAGAGCAGCGATATTTAAGCGAAAGATAACGGACGCTCATATTCTGATTCACTCAACTCCTAATCAGTGGAGAAGAACGAAAACTCCCACTGATTGAAACTTAGCTTTATCAAAAGCTATCAAGCTATTACTTGGTGTCAATAACTAAAGAACACATTAAATGTTAGATTTTATCATGTCATTCAATGCTCAATAACCAAGGAGGTCTAGAAGATGACTAAAGCATATGACTTTGTTATTATTGGTGGCGGTAGTGCCGGTTCTGTACTCGGTGACCGTTTAAGTGAAGATGGGACACATAGTGTCTTAGTTCTAGAGGCAGGGCGTAGTGATTTTTCCTGGGATCTATTAATCCAAATGCCGGCAGCTTTGCCGTTCCCAGCAGGAAAATCGTTGTACGACTGGAAATACGAATCTGACCCTGAACCTCATATGAATGGACGACGTGTCAAGCATGCCCGAGGAAAAGTCCTCGGAGGTTCAAGCTCAATCAACGGTATGATTTATCAGCGTGGTAATCCATTGGATTATGAACGTTGGGGAGCTGATCCAGGGATGGAAACGTGGGATTTTGCTCACTGTCTCCCATATTTTAAACGTTTGGAAAATGCGTTAGCCGCTGATCCAGAAGATGACTATCGTGGGCACGATGGTCCGCTTAAATTAGAACGTGGTCCAGCAAAAAATCCTTTATTCCAAGCCTTCTTTGATGCTGCTGTGGAAGCTGGTTACTCTCGGACCTCTGATGTAAACGGGTTCCGTCAAGAAGGATTCGGTCCATTTGATAAGCATGTTTACAAAGGCAGACGTTTGTCAGCTTCACGGGCTTATTTGCACCCAGCAATGAAGCGCCAAAACCTTACTGTGAAAACCCGGGCGTTCGTTGCAAGTATCGATTTTGATGGTAATCGAGCTACAGGTGTGACATATCAGCGAAATGGGAAAACGCATCATGTGAATGCAGGTGAAGTTATCCTTGCAGGAGGGGCCATCAATACACCACAGCTCCTGCAATTATCAGGTGTGGGTGATGCGGAACACTTGCGCTCACTTGGGATTAATCCAGTCGTTGATCTTCCTGGTGTCGGTGAAAACCTTCAAGATCATCTTGAAGCCTATATCCAATACTCCTGTCCACAACCAGTATCTGAACAGCCTAACTTAAATAAGTTGCGTATGCCATGGATTGGGCTACAATGGTTACTCGGACGCAAAGGCCCAGCGGCAACCAACCATTTTGAAGGTGGAGGGTTTGTCCGCTCGAACGAAGACGTGGACTACCCAAATTTGATGTTCCACTTCCTACCGGTAGCGGTTAGATACGATGGACAAAAAGCGGATACACCGCACGGATTTCAAGTCCATGTGGGACC
The Salipaludibacillus sp. LMS25 DNA segment above includes these coding regions:
- a CDS encoding PTS transporter subunit EIIC, encoding MTKEEVIVQGILDHTGGKDNIKRIAHCMTRIRLEVHDYKKVRIADLKKVEGVMGVVEDDTLQIIVGPGTVTKVAEQLCRMTGLDLGEVADSDHVADDVKQSIKKKNNTPVKNFLKRIGNIFIPLIPALVASGLINGGASFAQNAGVDPETTWLQILLVIGGGIFTYLGILVGWNTAKEFGGTPALGAIAGILIINPALANITLFGEELVPGTGGLFAVILAGWFMAFVEQRIRKVVPSSLDIIMTPFITVLLVGVTTIVLLQPVGGFIANGVTMGINSVLDIGGVVAGAILAGTFLPLVMVGMHHGLTPIHLEFISAQGATPLLTILAMAGAGQVGASIAVLVKTKSQRLKNTVKGALPVGFLGIGEPLLYGVTLPLGRPFITACLGASVGGAFQALTSTASLGIGVSGLSLIPLIADNQYIMYFLGLVIAYTCGFIFTYLFGYNEEMAQNLQ
- the murQ gene encoding N-acetylmuramic acid 6-phosphate etherase, whose amino-acid sequence is MLDKLRTEKRNENSMDLDERSTYDVLKLMNHEDHHVPSAIKQQLQHISKLVEKTIERMKEGGRLIYLGAGTSGRLGVLDAAECPPTFGVDTTLVIGLIAGGEKAFIHAVEGAEDSPSLAEEDLKSISLNTTDTVIGIAASGRTPYVIGGLQYANRVGALTGSLACNVNAPISKEATYPIEVNTGSEILTGSTRLKAGTAQKLVLNMISTATMIGLGKVYKNLMVDLQPTNEKLILRSQRIIMEATGTDAMTASKKLEEANGSVKVAIIMILTGKSESEAKESLEKANGFVKYAIQK
- a CDS encoding MurR/RpiR family transcriptional regulator produces the protein MPQSVILTKIEQQLSSFSAAEKKVARYVLAHPEFIPNLTTKELAQQAHASEASIVRFCRRVGVDSFRMFKLALAKELTRGKATINSASLLETNDTPHMLFQKVSSLNQAALEMSSNTLSSQEFTKAVEKLSTAKKIGFFGVGGSFTSSVDGQYKFMRLGFHSVASTDYHYMIPFITMMAPEDVLICISTSGKTREVIELATYAKEQGITVIGITSSNTSSLYKQSDIPLLIPNIEVEHRIGSIASRTSQLNLIDSLYVSVFHQIGEHLLEPFDKSRKKTEEKRL
- the betA gene encoding choline dehydrogenase → MTKAYDFVIIGGGSAGSVLGDRLSEDGTHSVLVLEAGRSDFSWDLLIQMPAALPFPAGKSLYDWKYESDPEPHMNGRRVKHARGKVLGGSSSINGMIYQRGNPLDYERWGADPGMETWDFAHCLPYFKRLENALAADPEDDYRGHDGPLKLERGPAKNPLFQAFFDAAVEAGYSRTSDVNGFRQEGFGPFDKHVYKGRRLSASRAYLHPAMKRQNLTVKTRAFVASIDFDGNRATGVTYQRNGKTHHVNAGEVILAGGAINTPQLLQLSGVGDAEHLRSLGINPVVDLPGVGENLQDHLEAYIQYSCPQPVSEQPNLNKLRMPWIGLQWLLGRKGPAATNHFEGGGFVRSNEDVDYPNLMFHFLPVAVRYDGQKADTPHGFQVHVGPMYSDARGSLKIRSKNPKEHPSMVYNYLSTEQDRREWIEAVRISRKIMSQPAMAPYNSGEISPGSSVQTDEEILDWVAKDAETALHPSCTTKMGPASDPMAVVDPETMKVHGLENVRVADASAMPYVTNGNIHAPVLMLAEKAADLILGRQPLAPIHADFYRHGVHSADEGTIKG